The Solea senegalensis isolate Sse05_10M linkage group LG12, IFAPA_SoseM_1, whole genome shotgun sequence DNA segment CCTCATCACGCCGTTCAAAAGCTTCAGGTAACAAACACTGACCTGTGTGTCGTTAAATGGCTTAAACCACGCACTCACGCTCCGTCCCACCCCCTCAGCTTCACGGCGGAGTCGGATCGTGAGAAGCGGGACTGGATGGAGGCACTGCAGGAGTCCATCGCAGAGACGCTGTCTGACTACGAGGTGGCCGAGAAGATCTGGTCCAACCGATCAAACCGGACCTGCGCCGACTGTAAGGCCCCGAACCCGGACTGGGCATCCATCAACCTGTGTGTGGTCATCTGCAAGAACTGTGCAGGTAGGaccgggtcaaaggtcatgggTCAGTCATGTCTCCTCCTTGTCAATCAATGACTCAATGTTCTTCCAGCCAGTCCAGTAGGTGGTGCAATAAGGTTGTTTTAAATCAGGTAGGGACGTGTTCTTGTACTTCCTGTTACCATCAAGTAGCAGCTCAAGAATGTGCGCCACCTAATGGACTGCAACGTTTTAACAGTGACATCTATCGTACAAGCTGTTCTTCTTctacagctcattatttggcagccgGTCTCTTCATTGATGAATAggacagctcattatttggcagtcggTATATTAATTGATGAATAggacagctcattatttggcagtcggTCTCTTCATTGATGAATAggacagctcattatttggcagtcggTATCTTAATTGATGAATAggacagctcattatttggcagtcggTCTATTCTTCTAAAATCTACTGCTTTAAGAGAAgaaactgactgtgtgtgtgtgtgtgtgtctcaggacAGCACAGAAGTCTGGGGACGATGGTCTCTAAAGTCCAGAGTCTGAAgttggacaccagtgtgtggaGTAACGAGATTGTCCAGGTGAGACGAGAACAGCTGAGTGTCCACCTGTAACTTCCTGTTTACTTTCACATCCTGTTTGTGTAAACAACAGATGGTAATGCtcataaatgaatggatgatttCCAGCTGTTCATCATGCTCGGTAACGACCGGGCCAACGACTTCTGGGCGCCGCGTCTGTCGCCCTCAGACGAGCTGGACTGCGACGCGTCGCCTGAACAGCGGCGGGAGTTCATCACACAGAAGTACAGAGAGGGAAGGCTCCGCCTCCCTCACCCTGCGTTCAGCAGCCAGGAACAGCTGCTCAAGGTCTGATAGGTCCACAGCAGCGATGACATCACAGCGGTCATGTGACGCACAGTAACACGCGTGTTTCCACACAGGTGTTGTGTTCGGCCGTTTCTGAACAGACGCTTCTGAAAACTGTCACTCACATTTTCTCGGAGGCGGAGTCAGCTCGTCTCACCAACGACTTTGACTCCACCCAACAGCACCACCAGGTGTTGGATCACTGCACTGCATCAGGTCTGAACTCcactgttagcatgttagcatagtgtgtgtgtgtgtgtgttctgtcataaacactgaccttgtcgggaccagtagagaccaaaacctggtcctcatgaggcagaacctcatttatgaGGAAGTGGTTTAGTTTAGgaataagatttgaattgtggttatggtgaAGGTTAGTATTAGtcgttaactggttatggttatggttagtgttagtcgttaactggttatgggtaagggttagtgttagtcgttaactggttatggttatggttagtgttagtcgttaactggttatggttagtgttGATGTTAACTGGTTATGGGTAAGGGTTAGTATTAGtcgttaactggttatggttatggttagtgttagtcgttaactggttatggtgaAGGCTAGTGATGAGACTTTGtttagtctttttaaatgaatggacatcaatgcagagtcctgtctgtctgtgtgtgtgtgtgtgtgtgtctgtgtctctgtgtctctgtgtgagtgtgtgtgtgtgtgtgtgtgtgtgtgtgtgtgttttgtgtgtgtgtctctgtgtgtgtgtctctgtgtgtgtgtttgtgtgtgtgtctctgtgtgtgtgtgtcctcagaccCTGGTGTGTATGATGAGATCATGCAGCCTGTCCTTCACTCTGGGTTCCTGTTTAAATCTGGTTCGGTCGGCAGAGGAACACTGAGCAGGAAAAGCAGATCCGGTAAGACGAGGTCTTTAAAGGCCTCGTGAGTCAGACGTGGTCCTCTGTGAGTGGACGAGGTCTGAAGAACGCGTCTCCTCTCAGACTTTCAGAAGTTCTGGTGCTCGGTGGATCGCGCGCTGCTTCTGTACGAGTCGGAGCGATCAGCTGATCCCTGCGCTCACATCGACGCCAAAGACATCGTGTGTTTGGGCGTCAGTCGACCCGACGCCGccgccaacaacaacaacaacggatTCATCGACAGGTGAAGGCGGAGCTAATGTGCTTCACTGCATTGTTTCATCAGTTATTCGTGAGGTAACAGGCTCCTCCCCCACAGGTTCCGTTACACCTTTGAACTGTATCTGAAGTCCGAGAAGGTGCAGCAGTTCGGCGTGGAGACGGCGGACGCTCTGCAGCGCTGGACCAGAGCCGTCGGGACGGTGAGACTCACACGTCTCACATCAACCGTTCTTATTCTTTCACATTAAACAAAGTCTCGTCGTTGTCTGACCACCAGGCGGCGACACCTCTCAGCTGTCACTGTCTGCTGACCCGGGAGTTCGAGCGGGTCGGACTCCTGCGGTACCGGGCCATGCTGGACCCTCAGCAGTGGAAGGACGCCTACTTTGTCCTGCAGAAGTCCAACCTCTTCATCTGTCCTCAAACCGACGGCGTGGCAGAAGACATCATCAACCTGAACCGCCTGCAGGAGCTGAGTCAGTGTCCCACACAGTCCCAGTACTGATCCAGGTCCAGGTTCTTGTCCTGGTACTGGTTTTGGTCTAGATGAacgtgggtgtgtttgtgttgcaggtaTTGCATCAGAGATGGAGAACCATGAGAAGAAGGACGTCCTGGTGTTGGTGGAGAAAGGAAGGTGAGAGGACAAGAGTCTGTCCAGCGctggtcttcttcttttgcttgTCTTCATGGTTTGGTGTGGTCTTTCCGTCAGGACGCTCCACCTGCAGGGCGTCGGCCGCGCAGACTTCACTCTGTGGTACTCGGACATCCAGCGAGCAGCCGGCGGGAAAGGAAACACGCTGAGGGAGCAACAGCTGAGCAGGAACGACATCCCCATCATCGTGGACAGCTGCATGTCCTTCATCACGCAGTATGGTGAGGAAGACCAGCCCGAGGACCGCACACCTCCCATGCTTTATGTTGCtgagtcctggtcctggttcttCCACAGGTCTGGGTCATGAAGGGATCTACAGGAAGAACGGGGCCAAGTCCAGGATCAAACTGCTGATGGACGAGTTTCGCAAAGACGCTCGCAACGTCAAACTGCGGATCGGAGACCACTTCATCGAGGACGTGACGGACGTCCTGAAGAGGTTCTTCAGAGAGATCGACGACCCTATCTTCATGGCCGACCTCCACCCACTGTGGCAGCAGGCTGCTagtgagtctgagtctgagtgtgagatcaggaggtgtaCTTAGAAACATGAAGTGGTTTTATGGTCAAAAAGCTCCTCGTGTCTcatgctaaacgacaaaacaagcacacatcgacagttatatatgtatttccgtatgaagtttggtgctgtgtcctgctttatatagaagaagaagaagaagaagaagaagatcactTCATCTACAACTAGAGCGCTGGTTGTAGCAGCTACAaccagagtagttcttcttcttctatggttgaaagtatgtcaccggatgtgcccggactcgagtgcccggactaggaggcgctgctgtttagaggagtggtgaaattcacCAGTGACGTAACTAGTCGACAGAAGTGCCGTCccgcttcgtagagctcaggaaaaccaTCAaacctgcgctctcagcagtgtcTGAACGGATTGTTCTGGACTTTGAGAGCTtgataaacgaggtcatgacgcagacacacacacagattccgGGCTATGACCTCTTTGAAGGGATGATGTGAAAAActgtatcatctgcatatatATGAAGCTGTGGCGTTCCTCTGGGTTCTGTCCTCGGTCCACACTTGTTCTTATTATTTGATGCATGCTATCTATAaagatgataacaataataataataatcatgatgatgatagtaataataataataataacaataataatgataataatgatgatgatgatgatgatagtaatAATGATGTTGATAAGAATAAAGATCTCTAGGAGAATAACTTGTAATCTGCAGAGACCCCTCAGAAGGTTCACAGGTTGGACCGTTACAAGGAAATAATCCGAAGTCTTCCTCGAGTCAACAGGACGACTCTGACTGCTCTCGTGGGTCACCTGTTCAGGTGAggccacacccacacagacCTGTGGctgctcacagcagcagcagcagcggttgtCATAGTAACGGCTGTTGTTTGTCGTTGTCAGGGTGCAGAAATGTGCAGACCTGAACCAGATGTGCACCAAGAACCTGTCGCTGCTCTTCGCTCCCAGTCTCTTCCAGACGGACGGCAAAGGAGAACATGAGGTGAAGATCGTCGAGGATCTGATCGACAACTACCTGTACGTCTTCGATGTGAGTACATCTCCCAGGTAACCGGGTAACCTGGTAACCTGTAACCACGcccacacttcctgtgtgttatTCATAAAAAGGCTCAGGTGGTATCGACTTGTTTCAGATCGATGAGGAGCATCAGACTCAGATCGAGCTGGAAATCAGCCTCATCACCACATGGAAGGACACGCAGGTAACCATCAATACAGACACTGATCGATCAGTGATCGATCAGTGATCGATCACTGATcgatggagtgtgtgtgcagttgtctCAGGCTGGAGATCTGATCATCGAAGTTTATCTGGAAATGAAGATTCCAGATTGTTGCATCACACTGAAGGTGAGTCTGTTAGCGAGGCTAGTATcgttaccatggttactgaAGGAGGAGCATGTTCAGGTGTGAGctatgacctctgacccctgcagGTGTCCCCCACCATGTGTGCTGAAGAACTGACCAATCAGGTTCTTTACATGAGGAACGTCCCTGCTGGAGACAAAGACATCTGGATGACGTTTGAGGCCATTGAAGATGGACAGctgggtgagacagagacacctgtctgtctctctgacacacctgtctgtttgtctctctgacacacccgtctctctctccctctgacagAGCGTCCTTTACATCCTAAAGAGAAGGTCCTGGAGCAggcttttttgactgattttggaacatactaaagtatgactttttcgtctcattttggaagaaatactaaagtatgactttttgactgattttggactacatactaaagtatgactttttgactgattttggacgacatactaaagtatgatttttttgactgattttggatgacatactaaagtatgatttttttgactgattttggaagacatagtatactatgacttttttgaccgattttggacatcatactaaagtatgaattttttgacttattttggacgacatcctaaagtatgacttttttgactcattttggacaacatactaaagtatgacttttttgactgattttgacccATATACTTCAATCCCATgagactttttgactgattttggataacatactaacctccatgactttttgactatttttgatctacacatactaacctatgacttttttgagcgattttggacgacatgctataatatgacttttttgtcacatttttgacgacatgctatactacgacttttttgtaacattttggacgacatactatactatgacttttttgtcacattttgtacgacatactatattttgacttttttgtcacattttggatgacatactatattatgacttttttgtcatattttggatgacatactatacattgacttttttgtgcaattttggacgacatagtatactctgacttttttgtcacattttggacgatatactatgactttttgtcacattttgacgacatactatactatgactttttgtcacattttggacgacatactatactatgacttttgtcacattttggacacattttctatgactttttgtcacattttggacgacattttctatgacttttttgtcacattttgtacgacatactatactatgacttttttgtcacattttggacgacacacaaTAAAAAGGTAGTTCACAAttcgacaaaaaagtcattggaGTCATAGAATTTtctaattaataaataatatttcttttggtctgtttgtttctgttttcttgtAGTTTTTGACGTCTACAGGAAACTCTGTGGCTCTGACATCGAGGACAGCATTAAAGGGGAGACAATCGGGAATTTAGAGAACTTACTGCTTGCTGTTGGTAAGACACATGAGTTTGATCACAAataagacacaaagacaaacttgAGTTTCTCTCTCTGATGAAAAATATGTATAGCATGAAatcttgacagaaaacaaatatctGCACTAATGAGACAACTCTTGTTTGCTTTCCTCCACAGCAAAATGCGCCAGAAGTGTCCCAGAATATTTTGCTGAAAGCCTTTACAGATCCATGAGGGTTAGTAACTTTCCTTTTCAACACAGTTTTACAGTACATTGTTTGATAAAATAATTGATAATAGACTCAAATTTGGCCATGACATAGGAATAATACGACAGAGTATTAGGGAAGGAGACTGAACAAAGTAAAATGagtcttttgagaataaagttctgattattattcaagcaaacTCGTAGATAATCAGCTGCAGTGAAGATgaggaacacagagcattttgcgTCATAGTTATATCTTGGTTTCAGCTTCACAAATACCAGGAAATACTTCTTGTATCTTTCGCATCTAAAAGCATCACATTATCATCAGCACCAAGACTTTTGTGACGGAGATCGCGAAAGAAACTGGTTTGAAAAGAAAtaatcacacagacttggaggaaatcatctCTCATGGTGGAGGAGATGGCAGCTGGTAGCTGGTTACATCCGCGTTCTGCtgctatttattattattaataatacattcattaaataatgatacaaaaaacataatattcTGATTTTCTATGACTTTATCCTTGAAAGAAATGAAATTTTCCATAATGTTATGTATAACGTGCATGGGTTctactatatatactgtacatacagctGTCGCTCTCGTACAGAGTAAACAAAGCtgcagtgaaggacagagatagtatgatttaatttcattttaatctggGAATGAGCTActattataatttaaaaaaaaaaaaaaaaaccgtgGCACTACAAGGAATCAT contains these protein-coding regions:
- the LOC122778749 gene encoding arf-GAP with Rho-GAP domain, ANK repeat and PH domain-containing protein 3-like, which codes for MLVVMATLDGSTPVETLLAAIHLERYLDTFRRAALLLAQDFTHLDHDALVSLGVTATGHRKRILRLVSHIQKSQAQTSNQRAASDLPRDRCQSASSSERVCGSAPHRRSTGPVNFEVLRNSSEPNLAAMLTNSESSRAAVKPVPKPRTVFNRRRTAPVHFSPTPDPAPPPPRRLSQESICFTMLESLTSRDTPTPGNKLTSDLNDKLTTPHRRWSRPERSRPTRSLSLSDTGGSLPPVPPRMNRLVPPSVHQEAPPSSSPPVQTEQNKTLLTSGPGSVESSGHSGSTGMEMVSNDIYWGTLPGSTAPGGERSHCSHLSAPQTPPRQTSERNSCSNLSNNSSGSTRVSTDDPEDPEEDISPYCETVFHSRRNVSEIDRRGVETRDMRKEEWKDAEDHGQKLSWTKRLSQALHSGDSQGYSTVGEAPSPLRGLSLPPHETDDDLTISPYASYTSLTERAPPIISGWLDKLSPQGNYVFQKRLVKFDGKNLMYFGSEKDVYPKGVIPLAAIQMSRPSKDNKFEIVTSQRIFVFRAENEVLRRRWVSTLQEHVRDQQVFGRRRFGPGSHCQKHGALELKGTKSKVYVAVNTDQIWIHKSEQCFRNGIGITVIEARGSTIRDGKHKSFDLITPFKSFSFTAESDREKRDWMEALQESIAETLSDYEVAEKIWSNRSNRTCADCKAPNPDWASINLCVVICKNCAGQHRSLGTMVSKVQSLKLDTSVWSNEIVQLFIMLGNDRANDFWAPRLSPSDELDCDASPEQRREFITQKYREGRLRLPHPAFSSQEQLLKVLCSAVSEQTLLKTVTHIFSEAESARLTNDFDSTQQHHQVLDHCTASDPGVYDEIMQPVLHSGFLFKSGSVGRGTLSRKSRSDFQKFWCSVDRALLLYESERSADPCAHIDAKDIVCLGVSRPDAAANNNNNGFIDRFRYTFELYLKSEKVQQFGVETADALQRWTRAVGTAATPLSCHCLLTREFERVGLLRYRAMLDPQQWKDAYFVLQKSNLFICPQTDGVAEDIINLNRLQELSIASEMENHEKKDVLVLVEKGRTLHLQGVGRADFTLWYSDIQRAAGGKGNTLREQQLSRNDIPIIVDSCMSFITQYGLGHEGIYRKNGAKSRIKLLMDEFRKDARNVKLRIGDHFIEDVTDVLKRFFREIDDPIFMADLHPLWQQAAKTPQKVHRLDRYKEIIRSLPRVNRTTLTALVGHLFRVQKCADLNQMCTKNLSLLFAPSLFQTDGKGEHEVKIVEDLIDNYLYVFDIDEEHQTQIELEISLITTWKDTQLSQAGDLIIEVYLEMKIPDCCITLKVSPTMCAEELTNQVLYMRNVPAGDKDIWMTFEAIEDGQLERPLHPKEKVLEQTF